From Pedobacter indicus, a single genomic window includes:
- a CDS encoding ATP-binding protein has product MLHLNALRLEINTTNGLYGVTIPFESGLNIIRANNTSGKSTVFQSILYALGFEELIGLKNDKTMQSVLKDVVIDGESSFEVIQSAISLEVFNGQQTITVKRSVVNEKRKPQLIDVTFGPQITKNEDTYELRQMYVHDKGAASDEVYGFHAFLEEFLNWNLPDVIDTNGNSTKLYMPLIAPAFIIEQKSGWSSFFATIPWYGVKNAEERVIEFLLNLDVFQNEQSRISLNINKRLIQEKWTILFDDFQNLAEKGNAEVAGLEAFPVIINNINEIYFRVFRNDKYFLVPELIEELTDEFDQLNQQTEVTVGENLEKNQTRLNLLNDNLLKIGFRYHQLSDELLHEKEKFRQYIQQRKSVQEDLDKNKSAEKMLKLGGDVHAQVANNLCPTCGQGINDSLLPEGVDQVPMQISDNINFLSSQLKMLEAFINSQRTKIQEKDNVLAAYNNRLNEIRQEIRNIKRDLVSDERLPSEELIERKINTKRLVNFYVELLEKIESLKNRLLLLSKEWEKLKQREADLSGDFFSVLDREKIQLLQDTFLKLLKDFNYQSKDKNAIKISTDKYLPVIEVRLPNEKPKSYDIRFDSSGSDHIRCMWAYYLALFETSKRLGGNHPKLLIFDEPQQQSASTIDFHAFLKELSINEDAQSIVFASFQNSIKDFEEATEGLKFTKIEGNGRFVQKVEI; this is encoded by the coding sequence ATGCTTCATTTAAATGCTTTAAGGCTAGAAATAAATACTACAAATGGATTGTACGGTGTGACTATCCCTTTTGAAAGTGGTTTAAATATCATTAGGGCAAATAATACAAGTGGAAAAAGCACAGTCTTTCAATCCATCTTATATGCTTTAGGATTCGAGGAGCTGATAGGTTTGAAGAATGATAAAACTATGCAGTCAGTGCTTAAAGATGTCGTGATTGATGGGGAAAGCAGTTTTGAAGTTATACAATCCGCAATTTCGCTAGAGGTATTTAATGGGCAACAAACCATTACTGTAAAACGAAGTGTTGTCAACGAAAAACGAAAGCCACAGTTAATCGACGTCACATTTGGACCACAAATAACTAAAAATGAAGATACCTATGAACTAAGGCAGATGTATGTCCATGATAAAGGTGCTGCATCAGATGAAGTTTATGGTTTTCACGCATTTCTTGAGGAATTTTTGAATTGGAATTTACCAGATGTTATAGATACCAACGGTAACAGTACCAAATTATATATGCCTCTTATCGCTCCTGCTTTCATCATTGAACAGAAATCTGGTTGGTCATCTTTCTTTGCTACAATTCCTTGGTATGGGGTTAAGAATGCGGAAGAGAGAGTTATTGAATTTCTGTTAAACTTGGATGTATTTCAGAATGAGCAATCCAGAATTAGCTTAAACATTAATAAGCGCTTAATACAGGAAAAATGGACTATCTTGTTTGATGATTTTCAGAATTTGGCCGAGAAAGGAAATGCTGAGGTTGCTGGATTGGAAGCTTTTCCTGTGATTATCAATAATATTAATGAAATCTATTTTAGAGTATTTAGAAACGACAAATACTTTTTGGTTCCCGAGTTAATAGAAGAATTAACAGACGAATTTGATCAATTAAATCAACAAACAGAGGTTACTGTTGGCGAAAATTTGGAAAAAAATCAAACTCGTTTAAATCTTTTAAACGACAACTTACTAAAGATTGGCTTTAGATATCACCAATTATCGGACGAACTTTTACACGAAAAAGAAAAGTTTAGACAATATATCCAGCAAAGAAAATCTGTACAAGAAGATTTGGATAAAAATAAATCTGCCGAGAAGATGCTTAAACTTGGTGGTGATGTACATGCACAAGTCGCTAACAACTTGTGCCCTACCTGTGGGCAGGGTATAAATGATTCCCTATTGCCAGAGGGCGTCGATCAAGTCCCAATGCAAATTTCTGATAATATCAACTTTTTATCATCCCAACTCAAAATGCTTGAGGCTTTTATAAACAGCCAACGCACCAAGATTCAAGAAAAAGATAATGTTTTAGCTGCGTATAATAACAGATTGAACGAAATACGTCAAGAAATAAGAAATATTAAAAGAGACTTAGTATCTGATGAAAGGCTGCCCTCTGAGGAACTAATAGAAAGAAAGATTAATACGAAACGTCTGGTCAACTTTTATGTTGAACTTCTGGAAAAAATAGAGTCACTAAAAAATAGATTATTATTGCTATCCAAAGAGTGGGAAAAATTAAAACAAAGAGAGGCAGATCTGTCAGGTGATTTCTTTTCTGTCTTAGACCGAGAAAAAATCCAGCTATTACAGGATACATTCTTGAAATTACTTAAAGACTTTAACTATCAGAGTAAAGATAAAAATGCTATAAAAATTTCGACAGATAAGTACTTGCCAGTTATTGAAGTTAGATTGCCAAATGAAAAGCCGAAAAGCTATGACATAAGATTTGACAGCTCTGGAAGTGATCACATAAGATGTATGTGGGCTTATTATCTAGCACTTTTTGAAACATCTAAGCGATTGGGAGGCAACCATCCAAAATTATTAATTTTTGACGAACCACAGCAACAATCTGCCTCTACAATAGATTTTCATGCGTTCTTAAAAGAACTTAGTATTAATGAAGATGCTCAAAGCATCGTATTCGCTTCGTTTCAAAACTCTATAAAGGATTTTGAAGAAGCAACAGAAGGATTAAAATTTACTAAAATTGAGGGCAATGGAAGATTTGTGCAAAAAGTGGAAATATAA